The genome window CTAAACGAACCTTCCCTTTTTCACGAGCATGTGCCATCGTTCCTGCATCCAATAGGTCATCATAGGAAACCGTTTCGGCACGAATAAATCCACGCTCAAAATCCGTATGAATAATTCCTGCTGCTTGTGGCGCTTTAATGCCTTTTTTAAATGTCCATGCACGTACTTCTTGCTCACCCGCTGTAAAATAAGTAGCCAAACCTAAGAGATTATAGGAAGCTTTGATAAGTTTATCTAAGCCAGACTCAGCAATTCCTAAGTCTTCTAAGAACATTGCCTTTTCTTCGGGCTCTAATTCAGATATTTCCTCTTCGATTCGTGCACAAACAACAATAACCTCAGCATTTTCTTTTGCAGCATAATCTTTTACTTTTTGAATGTTTTCATTGGAATCGTGATCAGCAACCTCTTCCTCGGCCACGTTTGCCACATATAATGTTGGTTTGCTCGTTAATAAATGCAGCCCTTTGACAGTCTTCCACTGATCTTCTGTGAATTCCAAAGATCGTACGGGCTTTTCCTCTTCCAGGCCTGCTTTAATCTTTTCAAGGACATCAAATTCCTGTACCGCATCTTTATCCTTCTGTCTCGCAAGCTTTTCAACTCGCTGGTAACGTTTGTTTACCGTTTCTAAGTCAGCTAAGATTAGCTCAAGATTGATGATTTCAATATCATCAATAGGGTCAATTTTTCCTGAAACGTGCGTAATGTTTGGATCAACAAAACAACGCACCACCTGGCAAATTGCATCTACTTGGCGAATATGAGAAAGAAACTGGTTTCCTAGTCCTTCTCCCTTACTCGCACCCTCAACAATACCTGCAATATCGGTAAATTCAAATGCAGTTGGTACAGTTTTCTTCGGTTTTACTAATTCTGTTAATTTATCTAAACGGTCGTCTGGAACTTCTACAATTCCTACATTCGGATCAATGGTAGCAAATGGATAGTTTGCTGCTTCTGCTCCAGCCTGTGTAATTGCATTAAATAGCGTGGATTTTCCAACGTTTGGAAGTCCAACAATTCCTGCTGTCAATGCCATGTGAACTTTCACTCCTTAAGGATTCTTTCATCTGAACGCGTTCGTTAGTCTAATTATAGTTACTACTATAAAAAAAGACAAATACATAAAAAGCAAAAATAGGTAGTGAAACGATACCTATTTTTGCTCTGTATCCTATCATAATATCATTGTCTGCTTCTATTTTATCATTTTGGAGCACTTATAGTCTATATTTATTAATTTTTAACTATTTTTCTTCTGCTCTTTCAAGCACCTTTTTCATCTTTTTCCCAAAATCTCTTCTCGGTATCATTACACTATGATCGCAGCCTTGGCATTTTATGCGAATATCCATTCCCATACGGATGATTTTCCATCGATTTTCTCCACATGGATGAGGCTTCTTCATCTGAACGATATCATTTAATCCGAATACTTTTTCTTCCATCGATGTTTCTCCTTTTTAACTCTTATTATAGCTGAAAATAGAATTACATGCTTCTTCATTTTAAACTATTTGACTAAGATTGTTACAATTAAAACCCCAAACAGATATATACTTGATCTTACAGGAGATGTTCTTCCAATGAACAAACGTTGCAAATAGTGATATACAAAAAGAACGAATCATTAAAAAACCACCTATTATTAAGAATGTGTTTAATAATCCTGTTAAAAATCGAAAAACAAAACAAAACAAATGTTCCACAATTAAAATGACAATTTTTGGATGAAATCCTTATAGATTATCAGTGTGGACCGATTGATAAATGGAGGAGAGTAAATGAAAAGTTCTGATTCTCGGTTAAAGGGCCGTGGAAAGATTGTATTTGAAGATTTACATCTCTATAACGGTTACACAAAAATGGAACTAATAGAATTGATTAAATCTAAGGAAGCATATAAAAGAACGATAGCTGTAAAATTACTATCAGAGAAAAGTGATTTGAGCGATGATCTGATGCATTTGTTTCTTAATACTCTTGCACAAGAAAAAAAACTTTATACTAAGATCGAATTGTGTGATGCTCTCTCAAAGGGTGGCAGGGAGTCTGCTAAGGTTATGGTCGAATATTTAGGTAAGATAGGCAATAATCAGCATAAAGTATTACCTACTGATGGTTTCAATAAGAATAGCTATCCCTTGCCGAGAGACATTATTGCAAGAACTTTAGCTCATATGGATGAGGAAATTCTACCAATATTATTGTATGTACTAAAAGCAAACAATCCCTTTGAGATTCAAGAAGGGATTGATGCAATAGGGTTTATTTGTTTTAACCGTAAAATACATCGTCATTCTCAAATTATTGATGCACTTATACAATGTTTAAAGGACCATTACAATGATGAGATTATCCGTTGGAAATTGGTCAGGTCCTTTGAAAGTTTTAACGACATCAATATGATTAAAATTCTTCAGCACATCGAACAAGAGGATATTCAACCGATAATAAGAATTGAAGCTAAGCGATCACTAAGCATTATTAATAACCGTACGAAAGGCTGGAAAAATGACTTATCAAGTGTATAAGTCATTTTAATATCGCGATCAATACAACCACAATATACAACTTCAGCTAGCTAATCTGCTTTATTCCAGATTGGATACAGGAGTAAGCGAGTAAGCACATATAAATTTAGAATGCCGTAAATTGGATACGTATAGCTAATTAATGTTGAAAACCCAATTGCTGTTAGTGGAACCATCACGACTAACAAAAGAATAACAATGGAGACAAATGACAGCTTGAAATATTCTTGGATACGACTTACAATCCCTAGAATCCCTGCTGCAGCAGTTTTAAAAATGGCTAGCCATAGAAGGACTGACATTATAATCAAAA of Oceanobacillus zhaokaii contains these proteins:
- a CDS encoding HEAT repeat domain-containing protein, producing MKSSDSRLKGRGKIVFEDLHLYNGYTKMELIELIKSKEAYKRTIAVKLLSEKSDLSDDLMHLFLNTLAQEKKLYTKIELCDALSKGGRESAKVMVEYLGKIGNNQHKVLPTDGFNKNSYPLPRDIIARTLAHMDEEILPILLYVLKANNPFEIQEGIDAIGFICFNRKIHRHSQIIDALIQCLKDHYNDEIIRWKLVRSFESFNDINMIKILQHIEQEDIQPIIRIEAKRSLSIINNRTKGWKNDLSSV
- a CDS encoding DUF951 domain-containing protein: MEEKVFGLNDIVQMKKPHPCGENRWKIIRMGMDIRIKCQGCDHSVMIPRRDFGKKMKKVLERAEEK
- the ychF gene encoding redox-regulated ATPase YchF, which gives rise to MALTAGIVGLPNVGKSTLFNAITQAGAEAANYPFATIDPNVGIVEVPDDRLDKLTELVKPKKTVPTAFEFTDIAGIVEGASKGEGLGNQFLSHIRQVDAICQVVRCFVDPNITHVSGKIDPIDDIEIINLELILADLETVNKRYQRVEKLARQKDKDAVQEFDVLEKIKAGLEEEKPVRSLEFTEDQWKTVKGLHLLTSKPTLYVANVAEEEVADHDSNENIQKVKDYAAKENAEVIVVCARIEEEISELEPEEKAMFLEDLGIAESGLDKLIKASYNLLGLATYFTAGEQEVRAWTFKKGIKAPQAAGIIHTDFERGFIRAETVSYDDLLDAGTMAHAREKGKVRLEGKEYIVKDGDVIHFRFNV